The genomic segment AAAACTTGAAAAAAAACTTACTGAACTTGAAAAAAACAAATTAGAAGAATTTATTTTAAATCATTATTATGCATCAGATAATGTTGATGAAAAAAGATTAAAAGACGAACAAAATAAAGGAGTAAAAAATCATGAGAAATAAAAGTTTTACAAAATCAGCTCTAGTTTTTTTAGTTTTTGCTATTGTTTTTAGTTTTAGAAACATTATTAATAACCAATCACAATTTGGCATAATGGGATTATTTTTATTTTTAGTAGGTGGAATTATTTATGCAATTCCGATTACTTTTGTATCAATAGAATTTAATTCAATCAAAAAGTTAAAAGATAACGAAGCAGGACTAGGTGGGTGGTGTATTTATTCTTTGGGTAAAAAAAATGGTTTTATAGCTAGTTGAACATCTTATTTTGCAAATGTCTTCTTTTTTGCAACATTAGCCCCATTTGCAGTTATATCTATTTCATTTGTTCTGATGGGGGATAATGGATTTGATATGTTAGCAAAACATTTAGTTATGCAAGGATATAGTGAAAATAATGCCACTAGATATTCCACTATGCTCTTATCATTGTTTGCCATCATATTATTTTGATTTACAACTTATTTGTCAAAAAAAGGTCCCAATTGAATAAAATACATAACCAATATTGGAGGTACAGCTTCATTATTTTTAGGTTTAATATTTATTGTAATAGGACTATTTGTAACTGTACCTTTTATTCATAAAAGTGTCAGTCCTACATGAAGTTGAGAGTTTTTTGACCCATTAAATTCTAACTTTTTTAATGGTAACACTTGAGCATTTATGTCTGCAGTACCGTGAGTATTTTTCGCATATAATGGTATTGAAACGATTGCAGTATTTCAAAAAGATCTAAAAGGTGATTATAAAGCGTTTAAGATTGGCGCTATATTAGGAAATGTTTTTACAATTATTATAATGGTAATTTGTGGATTAACTATGAGTCTTGCAATTGATCAAAATCTTATAACAGAATGAGGAATATCAAATTCTTATTATAAAGTTTTTCCTGCATTATTTGGTTTATCAGAACAAGGCGAGGGTGTTTGATATCAACTAATCCTTAGATCAATAGCTTTCATTTTCGCTATTAATAGTTTTGGAGCATTAGCATTTTGAACAGTTGGACCAGCAAAAGTATTTTATTCAGAAGTTCCTTATGAAGCTGCTGGAAAAATTTTATCTAAAACAGATCATAATGGAATCCCAAGAAATGCTTTAAACTTTCAATTCATAATTGTTGTGTTGTTGCTAGTTTTAGTAGGAACAACAACTAAAGGAGCTGTAGGGCAAGGGACATCAGAATTTTTACAAACCATAACTCAAGCCACAACTTCATTAGCAATAATACCATTTATCTATTTATTTGTTGGGTATATAAAAATTAGGTTAAATGAAGAAATTGATAAACAGATATGCTTTATTAAAAATAAATATGTAGCAACTTTATTTGCAATATTCATATTATTTATTTTAATAATGGCATTATTTTTTGGAATAATACCATCACCTGAATCCTGAAAAGATGATTGATCAAGTGCTATTGTCGCTTTATCTTTATCATTTTTTGGAACTGTTGTTTCCATGGGTTTTGCTTATTTTATGTGATATTGAAACGTTGATAGAATTAAAAATAACCAATTAAAAAATACTTGAAGCAAGTCAAAAAAATAAATCTTAAACACACAAAAAATAGAAAAATCTACGCTATTCAACGTAGATTTTTTTAATCAAAATTTAGAATTTACTTCTTTAATATTTTATTATTTTTTAATAATTGGTGCAATAAACATTGATGAACCAATTAGTATTAAAATATAAAAACCAACTATACTTAACACACTAACTGACATTCCACTAGTACCTAATAAACCAAAACTTAAAACTATTAATAAAACAATGCTTATAACGTTTAAAATAATTGTTGCTAAATTAAATAATCTTGCAAAAAAATCAATTGTTAATATTCCTAATAATAATCTAATTGCAACTGGAACAATACCAATTATTGATAAAATTAACGCTCAAGTAGCTAAACCATATGAACTAGTGTCTTGCAAATCATTCATAACCAACACACCGTTTGTTGATTTAACCCCATAACCAATTACAAAACTAATCAATATAACTATTAGTGCTCAAACAACTGCACCAATAACCGAAGCTAAAGATGCTAAATTTTTTAAAGCTCATTCTTTCATTTTTTCTCCTCCTTGTTATGTATATAATTATAACAATATTGTTTAGTGTCAAGTCAAAAATACTATTTTTTAGTAGTTTTGCTTTGCTTTGTATCATCAAATATTATTGAGTCAAAAATAGTTTCAACATCTTCAGCATTTTTTAAATTATCTGTTAACTGACCAGTATTTGAAATATTTTCAAGTTCTTCAAAGATTTCAAATTCATCATCATCTTGTTTACTATCTTTTGCTTGCCCTTGGATTTTATTTGCAAGTTCATTAATAATATTTATTTTAGCAAAAACAACAATTTCATCATTTTCTTTTAATTCTGTATAATCATCAGGGATTAAAATTTTATTATTTCTTCTTAATTGAATAATATTAAATTCTTTTGTGCTTGATAAACCAACTTCTGCAATTGTTTTACCAAAAATATCAAAATTAGTTAAAACAAGTGAAGTTGAGATGTAATCTTGATCAACTGAATTAACTTCAACATCAAAAGCAATATTAAAAACTGCTCTAGCTGCAACTATGTTTCCTGATATGTCATCAGGTATAATAATTTGGTTTTCATTTAAACCAAGCGCAGTTAATAAACGCTTATGTTTGTTATCTTTAGCTTTAACAATAATATTTTCACAACCTAAATCTAATAAATTTAAAACCGTCATTAATCCTGATTCCATATTATTACTAATACCTATGATAACAACATCAAAAGCCCCAATACCGTTTCTTGCTAATGCAGTTTTACTTGTTGCATCCAATATTGTTGTATCAACACCATAATCAAACTCTGAAAGATGTAAGTTTAGTTTATCTTCGTCATAATCAAAAACAGTTACGTATTGTTTTTTATCAACAAGTGTTTTAATAACAGATAAACTAAAGTTAGAAATTCCAATTATTGCTATACTTTTTCTTTTTGCCATTTTTAAAGTATCCTCTTTACTATTAACATAATTATACATTTGATAATATATAAATTGTATAATATCTAAAATATAAAGGATCCAGCGAAAATGGAAAATAAAGATCGTAAAGCGAAAAAAGATTTAAAAAAAGTCAGAACTCAAGATTTCTTTTTCAAACTCAAAAATGCATGACCTCTTTCTAAAGTTTCAGGAAGAATTTTTTTAATATATTTACTTATCGTTTTAGTAGGTGGACTTTTTTTGTCTATTCCAGGGTTTGTTAAAAGCGATAAATTCCAATGAGATTTTATAACAGCTGTATTTACAGCTGTTTCAGCGTTTAGTGATACAGGAATAACAATATCTAATGCTGCTCAAGATTATACTTTATTAGGACAAATAGTTTTACTCATATTAATTGAAATAGGGGGTATTGGTGTATTAACCATTAAAATAGTTATTTTTATTATTATTAATAAAAAAATATCACTTGATGACACTATAATTGCTCAATCTGAAAGGGGTGGGAGTGTTAAGTCATCAACTATTGAAATGATAAAAGATGGTTTTGTATTTATTTCTTTTGTTCAAATAATTTCAGCTGCTATTTTATTCTTTTTATTTTTTTATTTAAAACCAAGCGAATTTTCAGATAATATGGCATTGATTGATGGTGAATACAAAACTGTTGACTTATCTGTTGTTTCACCTTATAAAAATTTTTCACAGTCATTTTGATTTTCTATATTTCATTCAACATCTGCTATTAATAATGCAGGTTTTGATATAGTTTCAGGAAATTCCTTACAACCATACAATGTAAATAATGCTCACCATTACTCTATTCAAATAGTTTTTTTAATGGAATGAGTAATTGGTGGTTTAGGGTATCCAACATATCATGACATTAAGAAAAAAATAAAAGCTAAAAATACTGGTGAAAAAGTAAGGTTTAGTTTATTTACCAAGCTTAATTTTTGAGTTTATATACCACTTTTAATATTAGGTCCATTAGCAGTTTATTTTTCAGAGTTTGCTCATAAAGATACATCTTTAATTTTTAATAATTATTCATATGAAGTTGATCCGCTAACAGGGCAAGCTATCAACATAAAATCGCTTGTTTCCAAAACTAACACAGCTGTTATAATGGATGTTATTTTCAACACAACTTCATGCAGAAATGCAGGTTTTTCAACTGTTCCAATGAACGATTTTAATTCTAGTTCAAAATTATTATTATCAACATTTATGTTTATTGGTTCAGCACCATCATCAACAGCTGGAGGAATTAGAACAACAACTTTTGCAATTATTATTTTATCAACCATTGCATTAATTAGAAATAATCAGCATACAAGTGCTTTTAGAAAAACTATTCCAGCAGAAAATGTTAGAAGAAGTTTTGCAGTTTTCTTTATTTCAGTATTTATTGTATTTATGACTTTATTTGGAATTTATGTTGATTCATATTCATCTTTTACAACAAAGGTTAGTTTGCAAACCAATGATGATAGTGTGATTAAATTACTTTTATTGATTACAAGTGCTTATGGAACTGTTGGTATGAACCCATTCACTCAAAATCAAATGTTAACTTTTGGAACATTATCTAAATTATTACTTTTATTATGTATGTTCTTAGGTCAATTAGGTGTTTCGAATACTTTATTAGCTTTCATTAAACCAAGCAGAAAAACTAATTCAAAGTTTTTAGACGAAGATGTTACAATAGGATAGGTGGTTAAAATGATATTAGATGGAAAAAAAATAGCATTAGCTAGAAAAATAAAATT from the Entomoplasma ellychniae genome contains:
- a CDS encoding amino acid permease, whose product is MRNKSFTKSALVFLVFAIVFSFRNIINNQSQFGIMGLFLFLVGGIIYAIPITFVSIEFNSIKKLKDNEAGLGGWCIYSLGKKNGFIASWTSYFANVFFFATLAPFAVISISFVLMGDNGFDMLAKHLVMQGYSENNATRYSTMLLSLFAIILFWFTTYLSKKGPNWIKYITNIGGTASLFLGLIFIVIGLFVTVPFIHKSVSPTWSWEFFDPLNSNFFNGNTWAFMSAVPWVFFAYNGIETIAVFQKDLKGDYKAFKIGAILGNVFTIIIMVICGLTMSLAIDQNLITEWGISNSYYKVFPALFGLSEQGEGVWYQLILRSIAFIFAINSFGALAFWTVGPAKVFYSEVPYEAAGKILSKTDHNGIPRNALNFQFIIVVLLLVLVGTTTKGAVGQGTSEFLQTITQATTSLAIIPFIYLFVGYIKIRLNEEIDKQICFIKNKYVATLFAIFILFILIMALFFGIIPSPESWKDDWSSAIVALSLSFFGTVVSMGFAYFMWYWNVDRIKNNQLKNTWSKSKK
- a CDS encoding potassium channel family protein, whose product is MAKRKSIAIIGISNFSLSVIKTLVDKKQYVTVFDYDEDKLNLHLSEFDYGVDTTILDATSKTALARNGIGAFDVVIIGISNNMESGLMTVLNLLDLGCENIIVKAKDNKHKRLLTALGLNENQIIIPDDISGNIVAARAVFNIAFDVEVNSVDQDYISTSLVLTNFDIFGKTIAEVGLSSTKEFNIIQLRRNNKILIPDDYTELKENDEIVVFAKINIINELANKIQGQAKDSKQDDDEFEIFEELENISNTGQLTDNLKNAEDVETIFDSIIFDDTKQSKTTKK
- a CDS encoding potassium transporter TrkG; protein product: MENKDRKAKKDLKKVRTQDFFFKLKNAWPLSKVSGRIFLIYLLIVLVGGLFLSIPGFVKSDKFQWDFITAVFTAVSAFSDTGITISNAAQDYTLLGQIVLLILIEIGGIGVLTIKIVIFIIINKKISLDDTIIAQSERGGSVKSSTIEMIKDGFVFISFVQIISAAILFFLFFYLKPSEFSDNMALIDGEYKTVDLSVVSPYKNFSQSFWFSIFHSTSAINNAGFDIVSGNSLQPYNVNNAHHYSIQIVFLMEWVIGGLGYPTYHDIKKKIKAKNTGEKVRFSLFTKLNFWVYIPLLILGPLAVYFSEFAHKDTSLIFNNYSYEVDPLTGQAINIKSLVSKTNTAVIMDVIFNTTSCRNAGFSTVPMNDFNSSSKLLLSTFMFIGSAPSSTAGGIRTTTFAIIILSTIALIRNNQHTSAFRKTIPAENVRRSFAVFFISVFIVFMTLFGIYVDSYSSFTTKVSLQTNDDSVIKLLLLITSAYGTVGMNPFTQNQMLTFGTLSKLLLLLCMFLGQLGVSNTLLAFIKPSRKTNSKFLDEDVTIG